Part of the Lolium rigidum isolate FL_2022 chromosome 6, APGP_CSIRO_Lrig_0.1, whole genome shotgun sequence genome, GGTGCATTAATGTTCTGGAACTGCACAGATTGACTATGCTGCTGTTAGACACCCAGCACCTTTTTATTCTGAAGAAGCAATTTTTCCAGAGTAGAGAACAATCGTTACCCAGCGATTGACTAATGAAATGAAAAGTTCTCATCAACAGTTGACTTATCCCCACCGTTTGGTTCTTTCTTCTGATTGAAGAGATTGCCTGTTGAGTGACCAGCTTGGAGCCTTGGCAATGAATAAAGTCTAGACCTTGCATTTCAATTGTCCAAACCAAGAACTTCAATATCTGAGTAGATATATCCCTGTTGACTGCTTCGAGCTGCAATCTGAGGAACTCATCAGGGTCAAACATTCTGACTCTTGTTGAGTACAACTTGGAAGAAAAAAGAGCAAATGGACATTTCACAAGTTCAAGTTTATCAACTATAACGGTTCTCTAATGATTCTTTTCTGCGGTTATTCTGGATTCATGATGATGCGATGGTTAACTGGAAACTTTTGAATATGGTGATCTGGAGCCAGGAGAACCGTTTTGACATGACAGACTTGTGCATACTTTAATTCCACCCCAAAGAAATAACAGGTAATCATCTTCATCTTATAGAGTTGTTTAACATATGGACGATGGAGGCTTCAGAACACTCCTCTACACAGATTGACGAATGGTGCAGCAAAATACCCCACACCAGTAATTTCTGAATAACTTGGCAATTTGCCAGGGCCCAGGGCATAGATGCCAGACTTAGTACACTTCATTTTCTGTACAATTATTATTACCACAACGATGCGATTGATTGCGCAAAGCCAGTGTTAAAAATAATGCTGCTTCGCAACGGACTGACAGACGGCTTCGGCTTCGAGTGCCGGACTCGATCCAAGGAGGATGGTCGGCAGCCAGAAAACCCTTGTACATTCGCTATCTCATGTTCCAACCGGAGCTTCGCTAGACTAGGTAGTCGTAGTAGACCAGCAGGAGGTTGTCGGGGACGATCAGAGGCAGGCTGTCGATGAAGCTGTGGAAGTGCCTCACATTCTCCTTCTCCAGGGCCACGGTGTCGATCACGTCCTCGTCACGGGTGAGCACCCAGAGATCTGTGGATCGAACCCTTTTCAGGCTTCCGCGACAGAAAGGGCATGACTTAGATCTTGTATACCTGCAATAATGATATATGTTATTGCTGTCTGATGGCACTTCCATTGTAGGAACAGAAAAGGAACACATAATGGAATACATTCACATTGTTAAAATGGAGTTCAAGGTCAATAATCTGCTCCATACATAACCCCACCCAGCTCCCTAAATTGCCAAATTAGCTTTGAAGAAAGCCAATTATTTGATGCTCAAATGGAAGCTTTTATGCTCAAAGAGGAGCAGATAGACACGACTTCTATTTTTTATATTACTAATAACCTCACCAATCTCACCAATGTCTAGGATTATTTAGCGACATGTCACTAGCAGGATGATAGCCAAATGCCAGGCCAATAGCTAAAATTGCAACGAACTGCATCTGAAGCAATCTTTAACTATTGACTGCTTCCCAAAATTCTAATGATGCAGGCAGTAAATTATCATTATAACGATAGCTTGGCATGTGCTTAATCAATGTCACACAGGTTGACTTGCAGACAACATTTGCCTTGGTACACAAGTATGATCTGCCAGCTAATGAAACATCATTAGCATTAGATTGCCACATGTAGATGTCCTCCACACCCCCTTGCACTTATCCCTTCAGATTTATTTTTTGATGTTGATAATTGCCACTAGTAATGCAGTATTGGTATTTATTTATGGCCGCAGCTTCCAGGTTGTCTCATTTCCGTACCACAGATGAAATAGTCTATGGTACTCCAAATTGCAGGGCGTTAACTATGGTACGAAGTACAACAACTGTCCATTAAACTCAAGCAAATGCAGTACTCAGTTAAAGGGATAACAGACTGTGTGTCTTGAACACAGTATGTTACAAGCTAAATTGGAATTGTTGGATCGTTAGATTATATATGAAATCCCTACTAGTTGACAAACACAGTAGAGGGTACAGGGCAAGAAACACTGCAAGTTCCAGGCAACTAACAGCGGTATAAGCAAATCAAAAGTTCAAAACAATCCTTACAGATTGGAGTGTtgcaaacaaaagcaaatcagcaGTGTGTAAATCTCCAATCTTTGGAGAGAATGTAGCTTAAGTTGGACTAAATGGAGCTGCTGAGCAGAAGAAATGCAGAATTGCCTTGGTCAAGACTACTGTTGGGTTGTTGAACTACCCTCTCCCTACCCCTGCTAACATTGTACTGAGTAGGAGTAGCTCACAAACAGCACCGGTGTTGAAAAAGAACCGAACCAATAACATCTTTACACAGTACAAATGCATAGCTAGAACCCGTGATTTCAAAGCTGTCGCTGCTTAAGCCATTCCTCACCTCCTATCAATTAAATTAACCTTATCTTGAATCCATTTCAGCCACTAGCAATTTTCTATACTAGCGTGTGACATGGGGACTATAAATGATAAAGATACCCACGGTGCTTAAACAAATACGCCTCAAACGGATAAAGCAAAGGGGAGCTAAGAGCAAGCAATTACCAGTCTCGGTAACAGTTGATGCACATGGCGTGGTTGCAGTTGGGAAGGACCATCTTAGTGCAGGTCTCCAAGCAAATGCCGCACTCATCTTCTCTCTCGGCGTCCTTGTCATCGGCGTAAAGCTTCCGGCCACCGCTGTCGCCGTCCCCCTTGCACCACCCTTTCCCCTTGCACTCTTTCTCCATGACGTTCTCCTCAATTTGTTGCAAGAACGGGTATATTATAGCTGCATTCCATTGATAGCAGCACAATCAGTCTGAGAACAAAATATAGGCATAAAACAGAAGAACTATTCAACTACTATGTGCTATCCCTGCATACCGTAGAATTCTTTAAGGCTTGCTCGCCTTTCAATTGTGGATATGGACGCATCCCCGTCAACGTAAACCTGCAGTCAAACCAAATCATGTATAAACATCGTTATCACTGAGCAGATTTGTTTTTCTGGAGAAGAGACCCAGCTCATGAATTGCAGGACCTGCAACAAGATACTACTAGAATGCAATATTACCTTGTAGACAAGCACCTCAAGAAGGCCTAGGTAGCTGGGGAGGGTGTATGAGAGGGAGCAGCTGC contains:
- the LOC124668201 gene encoding E3 ubiquitin-protein ligase AIRP2-like, whose amino-acid sequence is MFHGGRPLSLRGSLKALEADIHHANTLAHAIHRAYGGTCVQMRLSYSSMAPIILNLIQWMDCSCSLSYTLPSYLGLLEVLVYKVYVDGDASISTIERRASLKEFYAIIYPFLQQIEENVMEKECKGKGWCKGDGDSGGRKLYADDKDAEREDECGICLETCTKMVLPNCNHAMCINCYRDWYTRSKSCPFCRGSLKRVRSTDLWVLTRDEDVIDTVALEKENVRHFHSFIDSLPLIVPDNLLLVYYDYLV